The genomic region GGTTGTGTGTTTCTTATTATTAATAGCGCGATATTTTTATCTGCGCAGAGCTTCTCAGGTGTTCTTTGTAAGGCTAAAGAACAGCAAGATCGGTATCTAAAATATCTGTCACCAGCATTTTTCCTGGTGAATGGGTAATGCAAATCGGTGGTTTTGCGTTACGAATGGCCACCTGTGGTGTGACGCCACAAGCCCAGAATACGGGTACCTCTCCCTCTTTAACGCTGACTGCATCGCCGTAATCAGGCTTGCTTAAATCTGCGATACCAATCTCTTGTGGAGAACCAAAATGTAATGGCGCGCCATGAGCTTTTGGGAAACGTGTGGTGATTTGAATCGCTCGGATCGCATCTTTTGGTACATAAGGGCGCATTGTCATGACTGTGTTACCGAAAAAACGACCGGCTGGTACAGTAGCAATGTTGGTTTCATACATAGAAACATTAACGTCTTCTTCAATATTTCTTGGTGTAAGACCTGCCTGTGACAAAGCATGTTCAAAAGAAAAAGAACACCCTAGGACAAAAGCCACCATGTCGTCTTGCCATAGTTCTTCAATATCTGTACGGTTTTCGACTTTTTCGCCATTGCGGTAAACATAGTATTCTGGAATGTCGTGGCGCATATCGATGTCGTGGCCAAGCTCTGGCATTGTGAAATCGCCAACTTCAGAAACACCGATCAAAGGGCAGGATATTGGGTTCTTCTGGCAGTAAAGCAAAAAATCACTTGCCCAATCTGCAGGTAAAATAACCACGTTGCCTTGCATCGCCCCTTGTACCAAACCGCTCGTAGGGCCAGTGTGCGCTTTACTACGAATTGCTTGACGCAAATCATATGCTTTTTGCAGTAATGGTGACTGAGCTGGTTTCATGGAGGTTTTCCTTATTCTTGCCACAATCTATAGACCAAGAGTAGATCTTGCCTACCATAAAAGTCTAATCATGTTTTTTTGGGTTATTTGATAAAAAATATTTATTAGGTCGTTTGTAATGAGCATTATACCTTTGACGGAACAGACCAAGGAGGGTAGTTTTCCAGAGCAATGAATACCCAATAGTGAGCGAATCTATGACGCAATCCAAACTATCGAATTTTGCTTGGCAGGACCGAGATCTTATCGCCAAGTGGAAGAGTGCTTTAGAGGTTATTGATACAAAAGGCCAGTCAGTTTTTACTGAGCTGTTTGATTATATTGAGCCTCAGCCAGGGCCATTGAATGGAGCGATTATTTCGATTAAAGACCTGTTTCAAGTACAAGGCTATAACACGCAAGCTGGATCTGTATTTATTAATCAACAACTTGCCGACCAAGATGCTGCCGCTGTGGCTCAGTTAAGAGAAGCCGGAGCGAGCTTTTTGGGTCATACCAATATGACAGAACTTGCCTATTCTGGGTTAGGACTAAATCCTCATTACGGTACACCGGATAATCCGATTAATGCAGGTCACATTACCGGAGGATCAACCAGTGGCGGCGCTGCCTCGGTAGCTTTGGGTGTGGCGGACGCGGCACTTGGTACAGACACAGGCGGTTCATTGCGTATACCGGCGGCGTTTTGTGGTTTAACAGGCTTTAAACCCTCACAACAAACTGTTTCCAGAGAAGGCTGTTTACCCTTGTCAGATTCACTTGATTCTATTGGTCCAATAGCTAAAACAGTAGAAGAGTGTGAATTACTGTGGCAGGTGTTATCTGGTACGACACCTTTAACTGATTGCAAAAGCAGCCAAGACATAGAAACGCTACGTATTGTCATACCGAGCAACTTTGGTTTGAACGATTTGGATGCGCAGGTTGAACAAGGTTTTGCCGAGCAATTGGCTCGTCTTGAGGCTGCTGACGTGGTGGTTGAACGATGTTTTATTGATGCGCTGGAAAACTATAAAACCTTACCTGTTTGGCAGTTTTCCGCCTTTGAAAGTTGGTCGTTTTATAGCAAGAATTACGATCTGGACAAAGCGAATATTGACCCACGAGTGGCCTCTCGTATCGCCCGTGCGAAAACCATTAGTGCTGAGAGTTTTCAGCAGACTCAAGTGGCTCGACAGGCGTTTATTAAGCGAATGTCAGAAGAGGAACCTAATACGGTTTTCTTGTTACCAACGGTGGCTGTGGTCGCACCTAAGTTGTCTGATTTAGAACAAGATTCCGAATACGATCGTCTAAACTTATTGTGCTTGCGCAATACGTCGTTAGCCAATGTATTAAACGGTTGTAGTATTTCCTTACCATTCAACTTCCAACAAGAGTCAATGGGGCTAATGTTGACCGCTGGCAACGGTAAAGATCAGGCGATATTGGATCTTGCCAAAAGGTTGCAGTCTATTTTAAGAGACTAATTACTGAGCTTGCTTTTTACTGTATTCCTGAGCGGAGACCACAGCAATATTCGTTGCTACTTCAGCAATGGGGTTAAATGGCTCGTCCGAATAAGAGGCGGTGAATGTGAGGTCATTAGGCGTCCAGACTGCTCTAATCTTTCGTAGGGATCCCGCCTCTAGTTCTTTAGTAATCATGATGTTCGGTAGGGTGGAAATCCCTACGGCGTCAATGGCTAAGCTACGGCAAGCAGCCAAGGATGTCGATGCAAAAAAGTGTGCTGGAGGCCCATCGAGCTCGCGGAATTTTTGATTGATTTCCACATAAGGTTTGGTGGCCCGCGCGTAAGTGATAATGGGCCACTTGGCTAATTCTTCTAAATACAATAATCGATCAGGCAGGTCTAAATGTGGACTTGCTACCCAAGAAAGAGAAAACGTACAGAGTTCGCGGTTAACAATATTTGGTTCTGAAATCGGCCCCATCAAAAGCCCTAAATCCAATGACCTGTCTTTTATACCATTGGCCAAATTGCTGGTGATATCGACGGTCATTTCCACATCAAGATTGGGCATGTCTTTGTTGAGCCGTAAAAGGAAATCCGGTAACCAAGTGTTTACTATGGTTTCTGAAACCCCCAAACGCAGCACACCTGAATATGCAGTAGAAAGCCCCGCGCGCTTTTTAAGTTGCTCGGTCTGGTAAAGAATTTTTTCTACATAAGGGAGTAATTCTTTGCCTTTTGAGGTCAGCATAATCGGGCTGGAGCCGCCTTCTCGTTCGAATAGTTTGACGCCTAATTCTTCTTCTAATCCTGATATCCGAGCTGAAATCGCTGGTTGCGTGGTATGGAGACGCTCGGCGGCTTTACGAAAGCTTCCTAAAGAGGCAACCCAAACAAAAGTTTCAAGACGTTTATAGTTCACGTTATTGCGACCTCTAGTGTAATAAGTAGACAAAAAAGCAAGGATTGTCCAAAAGAGTATAAGGCTGGCAATGTTTCGGCAACCTTTTCGTTAAGTCTTACTCGGAGTAATAGGAGTGGCACAAAGCTTGCGGTATGCTGTGAACAATTTTAGAGGATCATTTCAAACATGAATAAATTGATTACGTTATTGCTTAAAGGGCTGGTGGCGGTGTTACCGATTGGGTTAACCGTGTATCTGATCTATTGGTTATTGGCGACGGGCGAAGCGATTGCGCAGCCCTTGTTGTTACTTCTTATTCCTGATGTGCTGTATTTTCCCGGATTAGGTTTAATCGCCACTTTGGGCACTTTGGTGTTGATTGGTTTTTTAGTCAACCTTTATGGCGTTCGTTATTTGGTTAAAATTAGCCAGAATATTTTCGAGCGCATCCCGTTAGTAAAGTCCATTTACGGTGCGATTAAAGACATGATGATGGTCTTCAATTTGGCAGAAAAGAAGGAAATGAAAAGTGTTGTGTCGATTGAATGGAACGGCGCGCAAGTGATTGGTTTTGTTACCGGTGAGCAAACTGGACAGCAGCTGTTTGGCGAGCAAGACTTAGTCGGCGTTTATGTACCGTTAAGTTATCAGATTGGCGGCATGACGCTTTATATATCCCGTGACCGTTTGACTGAGTTGGATATTGGCGTAGAAGAAGCCATGCGTCTGGCCTTGACCGCAGGTGTGCAGAGTAAACCTAAGGCTGAATGATTTAAAGTTTGTATTTCACTAGAAATCATTGGGACGTGAGTCAAAATTCTTTATCATACACTTCTTTTTTTGTAACTCTTTGAAGTGATGTTGGTAAGTATGCAAGAAGCGGCGCAAGCGCAGAAAACAGTTATTGTTGTTGGAGCAGGCCCTGCAGGCCTGATGGCAGCAGAAGGGATCTGTGCCGCTGGCCATCAGGTTCATGTATACGATGCCAAGCCCAGTGCGTGCCGTAAGTTTTTATTAGCGGGTGTGGGCGGCATGAACATTACCCATTCCGAAGCGTATCCAGAGTTTATCCAGCGCTATTACGATAAAGCCGAATGGCTTAATACTTCAATTAGTCAGTTCAATGCTGATGCCTTATGTGAATGGATTCACGACTTAGGTATCGAAACCTTTGTCGGCACATCTGGCCGAGTTTTCCCCAAGGACATGAAAGCCGCCCCGTTATTGCGTAATTGGTTAAAGCGTTTACGTGATGCCGGTGTGCAGTTTCATATGCGCCACAAAATGATCAAGTTGTCAGCCAATGAAGTCGTGTTTGATCATGCTGGTGAAAGTGTGACGGCAAAGGCCGATGCGATTGTGTTGGCAATGGGCGGGGCAAGCTGGCCAAAGTTAGGCTCTGACGGTGCTTGGTTTTCTGTATTGACGGATAATGGCGTTGATGTGGCTCCTCTACAAAGCGCTAACTGCGGCTTTTACAGTGAGTGGAGTGAGCATTTAAAAACAAAATTTGCCGGTAGTCCTCTTAAAGACGTGGCGTTTTCTTTTACCTTAGCAGATGGGCAAGTGGTGACGAAAAAGGGCGAGTGTATTGTTACTCAAGATGGTATGGAAGGCAGCCTGATTTATGCGTTTTCCAAATACCTTCGAGATGGCATTAACGACTCAGGACAATCGTCTTTGTTGATGGACTTTCTACCGCTGCAAAGTGAAGAGCAGGTCATCAAAAAACTGCGCAATATCAAGCCCAAAGAATCCTT from Marinomonas rhizomae harbors:
- a CDS encoding DUF502 domain-containing protein, producing the protein MNKLITLLLKGLVAVLPIGLTVYLIYWLLATGEAIAQPLLLLLIPDVLYFPGLGLIATLGTLVLIGFLVNLYGVRYLVKISQNIFERIPLVKSIYGAIKDMMMVFNLAEKKEMKSVVSIEWNGAQVIGFVTGEQTGQQLFGEQDLVGVYVPLSYQIGGMTLYISRDRLTELDIGVEEAMRLALTAGVQSKPKAE
- a CDS encoding putative hydro-lyase, with the protein product MKPAQSPLLQKAYDLRQAIRSKAHTGPTSGLVQGAMQGNVVILPADWASDFLLYCQKNPISCPLIGVSEVGDFTMPELGHDIDMRHDIPEYYVYRNGEKVENRTDIEELWQDDMVAFVLGCSFSFEHALSQAGLTPRNIEEDVNVSMYETNIATVPAGRFFGNTVMTMRPYVPKDAIRAIQITTRFPKAHGAPLHFGSPQEIGIADLSKPDYGDAVSVKEGEVPVFWACGVTPQVAIRNAKPPICITHSPGKMLVTDILDTDLAVL
- a CDS encoding TIGR03862 family flavoprotein — translated: MQEAAQAQKTVIVVGAGPAGLMAAEGICAAGHQVHVYDAKPSACRKFLLAGVGGMNITHSEAYPEFIQRYYDKAEWLNTSISQFNADALCEWIHDLGIETFVGTSGRVFPKDMKAAPLLRNWLKRLRDAGVQFHMRHKMIKLSANEVVFDHAGESVTAKADAIVLAMGGASWPKLGSDGAWFSVLTDNGVDVAPLQSANCGFYSEWSEHLKTKFAGSPLKDVAFSFTLADGQVVTKKGECIVTQDGMEGSLIYAFSKYLRDGINDSGQSSLLMDFLPLQSEEQVIKKLRNIKPKESFSKYLKRTLNITGVKTVLLHESFPKEAFQTPEALAKCLKAVPVSFYKTKPIEEVISSAGGVCESSVDGRLMLNAMPGVFCAGEMLDWEAPTGGYLLTACFATGHLVAKGVDEFLS
- a CDS encoding amidase family protein; the encoded protein is MTQSKLSNFAWQDRDLIAKWKSALEVIDTKGQSVFTELFDYIEPQPGPLNGAIISIKDLFQVQGYNTQAGSVFINQQLADQDAAAVAQLREAGASFLGHTNMTELAYSGLGLNPHYGTPDNPINAGHITGGSTSGGAASVALGVADAALGTDTGGSLRIPAAFCGLTGFKPSQQTVSREGCLPLSDSLDSIGPIAKTVEECELLWQVLSGTTPLTDCKSSQDIETLRIVIPSNFGLNDLDAQVEQGFAEQLARLEAADVVVERCFIDALENYKTLPVWQFSAFESWSFYSKNYDLDKANIDPRVASRIARAKTISAESFQQTQVARQAFIKRMSEEEPNTVFLLPTVAVVAPKLSDLEQDSEYDRLNLLCLRNTSLANVLNGCSISLPFNFQQESMGLMLTAGNGKDQAILDLAKRLQSILRD
- a CDS encoding LysR family transcriptional regulator — protein: MNYKRLETFVWVASLGSFRKAAERLHTTQPAISARISGLEEELGVKLFEREGGSSPIMLTSKGKELLPYVEKILYQTEQLKKRAGLSTAYSGVLRLGVSETIVNTWLPDFLLRLNKDMPNLDVEMTVDITSNLANGIKDRSLDLGLLMGPISEPNIVNRELCTFSLSWVASPHLDLPDRLLYLEELAKWPIITYARATKPYVEINQKFRELDGPPAHFFASTSLAACRSLAIDAVGISTLPNIMITKELEAGSLRKIRAVWTPNDLTFTASYSDEPFNPIAEVATNIAVVSAQEYSKKQAQ